Part of the Sphingomonadaceae bacterium OTU29LAMAA1 genome, CTGCACGTGGCGCGGATCGCGCCGACGCGGGCGGCGGGGCAGATCGGCCTGCCGCGACTCGAGCGGCTGGCGATCGCCGTGCGCGAGGTGCTGCTCGCGGCGATCGAGGCGGGCGGTTCGACGCTTCGCGACTATGCGCGTCCCGACGGGGAATTGGGATATTTCTCGAAGCAGTTCCTGGTGTACGGCCGCGAGGGTGAGCCGTGCCATTGCGGCGGCATCGTCCAGCGGCGGGTCGATAGCGGACGATCGACCTTCTATTGTGCGACATGTCAGCGAAACTGATCCAGCCGGCATTCCTTCCCCTCGCAGGAAGGACCTGCCGAGGGTCTTCCCGGTTGACCCCTTCGCCTGCAATCGCTAAGGGCGCTGGCTTCGAGAGGGCGTAGGGTGATCCCGGCGCTGCTTTCCCATCGACAACATCACTCGCAAGGACGTCCCGAATGGCGAATACGCCGCAAGCCAAGAAGCGCATCCGTCGTAACGAGCGCCGCGCCGAGATCAACGGTAACCGCGTCGGCCGTATCCGCACCTTCATCAAGAAGGTCGAATCGGCGCTGGCGTCGGGTGACAAGGCTGCGGCGACGACCGCTCTCGCCGCTGCGCAGCCGGAGCTGGCGCGTGGTGTGTCGAAGGGCGTGCTGCACAAGAACACCGCGAGCCGCAAGTTCGCACGCCTGACCAAGGCCGTGACCTCGCTCGCCTGACACGCGTCACGCGTCGAAAACGTTCAGCCCGCCGGGACCCGTCCCGGCGGGTTTTTTGATGTCCGTTTCGGGTGCAAAAAGAACGAAAAGGGAAAGGCAGGAGTCACCACGATTCGGGGCAGGTCTTTCTGGTCGAAGCGCGGTAAAACCGAGTGTTTTCAACAACTTGTCACTTTGTTGAACGC contains:
- the rpsT gene encoding 30S ribosomal protein S20; its protein translation is MANTPQAKKRIRRNERRAEINGNRVGRIRTFIKKVESALASGDKAAATTALAAAQPELARGVSKGVLHKNTASRKFARLTKAVTSLA